Proteins encoded together in one Labilibaculum sp. DW002 window:
- a CDS encoding ArsR/SmtB family transcription factor produces the protein MTDKEFYSNDEKQLARFAKALSHPVRVYICKLLSSQSCCYSGDLAEEVPIARSTLSQHLKELKASGLIQGEIVPPKIKYCLNKENWALAREMFTNLFNN, from the coding sequence ATGACAGACAAAGAATTTTATTCGAATGATGAAAAACAATTAGCTCGTTTTGCTAAAGCACTATCACATCCGGTGAGAGTCTACATTTGCAAACTCTTATCAAGCCAATCCTGCTGCTACAGTGGCGATTTGGCTGAAGAAGTGCCCATTGCCCGTTCTACCCTTTCACAACACTTGAAAGAGTTGAAAGCATCGGGTTTAATACAAGGAGAGATTGTTCCTCCAAAAATTAAATATTGTTTGAATAAAGAGAATTGGGCACTTGCTCGAGAAATGTTTACCAATTTATTCAATAACTAA
- a CDS encoding cysteine-rich small domain-containing protein yields the protein MSENYKFFQNKKCEYFPCHKVENEEEFNCLFCYCPLYMLKGNCGGNFKYTNNFKNCADCIIPHKIDSHEYMMSKMGEVCKIGSERD from the coding sequence ATGTCAGAAAATTATAAGTTTTTCCAAAATAAAAAGTGTGAATATTTTCCTTGTCACAAAGTTGAAAATGAAGAAGAATTTAACTGTCTGTTTTGTTACTGTCCTTTGTATATGTTGAAAGGGAATTGTGGTGGAAATTTTAAATACACGAACAATTTTAAAAATTGTGCAGATTGCATCATTCCACACAAAATAGATTCACACGAATACATGATGAGTAAAATGGGAGAGGTGTGTAAAATTGGTAGCGAAAGAGATTAG
- a CDS encoding PAS domain-containing sensor histidine kinase yields MNLNNIRNEKMQYNSISLSFPEHIEPIFQETYFQNSIIQVRVALVLTMLLYAVFAYLDLLLFPQHAHLFHNIRFFIVIPSVTLVIFLSFTKFFKKIWQWLILACYIIGGTGISVMTTFEPENNAYYAGLLLIFFSGYLFLKMRFILATIGGWLNLLIFNLLAIVYIETPIPIIISNLFFFVSANLIGMFAAYYMELQSRRNFFLNQKLDEEKISVEQLNKNLEKTVDERTIELVNAKNTTEAINANITAIIEGTNESIWAFNQNYEILYLNQAFKDVFHGIFDVTLQPGASILDIIPEPFRETWKLRYDRVLANEQFTIEDELDTKNGLLFIQVTFNPIVKKGKVIGSSCFGTDITYRKKVETEIIKAKEKAEESDRLKSAFLANMSHEIRTPMNGILGFAELLKDSDLEKGIQKEYIDIIEESGNRMLNIINDIIDVSKIEAGLVDVNIQDTNVNQLLQYMHSFFKPEADSKNLQLAILVPDLSKELVIKTDREKLYAILTNLLKNAIKYTNQGAIEFGFEANGKHLEFFIKDTGVGIPEDRQHAIFERFIQGDMTNKRLQEGAGLGLSISTAFVKLLKGKIWLKSQEGKGSTFFFTLPY; encoded by the coding sequence ATGAATCTCAACAATATCAGAAATGAGAAAATGCAATACAATAGCATAAGTTTATCCTTTCCAGAACACATTGAACCCATATTTCAAGAAACTTATTTCCAAAATTCTATTATTCAAGTTAGAGTTGCTTTAGTTCTAACAATGCTACTTTATGCTGTTTTTGCTTATTTAGACTTACTATTATTCCCCCAACATGCCCATTTATTCCATAACATTCGATTTTTCATTGTCATTCCATCCGTTACTCTTGTCATCTTTTTATCCTTTACCAAATTTTTCAAAAAGATATGGCAATGGTTAATACTGGCTTGCTACATTATTGGGGGAACAGGAATTAGTGTAATGACCACCTTCGAGCCAGAAAACAATGCATACTATGCAGGTTTACTCCTCATCTTTTTTTCGGGCTATCTGTTTCTTAAAATGCGATTTATATTGGCTACCATTGGTGGTTGGTTAAACTTGCTCATTTTTAATTTACTTGCAATTGTTTATATCGAAACCCCTATCCCAATAATCATTTCAAATCTCTTCTTTTTTGTAAGTGCTAACCTTATTGGAATGTTTGCTGCATATTACATGGAACTCCAGTCTCGACGAAATTTTTTCTTGAATCAAAAACTTGATGAAGAAAAAATATCTGTTGAACAATTGAATAAGAACCTTGAAAAAACCGTTGATGAACGCACAATAGAACTAGTCAATGCTAAAAATACAACTGAAGCCATAAATGCTAACATTACAGCAATAATTGAAGGAACAAATGAAAGCATTTGGGCTTTCAATCAAAATTATGAAATACTATATCTAAATCAGGCCTTCAAAGATGTATTCCATGGTATTTTTGATGTCACTCTTCAACCTGGAGCAAGTATTCTTGATATAATTCCCGAACCGTTTCGAGAAACATGGAAATTAAGATACGACAGAGTGCTAGCAAATGAACAATTTACAATTGAAGATGAACTTGATACAAAGAATGGACTTCTGTTTATTCAAGTTACATTCAATCCTATTGTTAAAAAAGGGAAAGTAATAGGTAGCTCTTGTTTTGGAACTGATATTACGTATAGAAAAAAAGTTGAAACAGAAATTATTAAAGCCAAAGAAAAAGCAGAAGAAAGCGATCGACTTAAGTCCGCTTTCCTGGCTAATATGAGTCATGAAATTCGCACTCCGATGAATGGTATATTGGGTTTTGCCGAGCTACTAAAAGATTCTGATTTAGAGAAGGGCATTCAAAAAGAATACATCGATATCATTGAAGAAAGTGGAAATCGAATGCTCAACATTATTAATGATATTATTGATGTTTCGAAAATTGAGGCTGGCTTAGTCGATGTAAATATCCAAGATACAAATGTCAATCAACTTTTACAATACATGCATTCTTTCTTTAAGCCAGAAGCAGATAGTAAAAACTTACAATTAGCTATTCTGGTTCCTGATTTATCGAAAGAACTTGTGATTAAAACTGATCGGGAAAAGCTTTACGCTATACTAACCAACCTTTTGAAAAATGCCATTAAATACACCAATCAAGGAGCAATTGAATTTGGCTTTGAAGCAAATGGCAAACATCTAGAATTTTTCATAAAAGACACAGGTGTTGGCATTCCCGAAGACAGACAACATGCTATTTTTGAACGCTTTATTCAAGGTGACATGACCAATAAACGTTTACAAGAAGGAGCTGGTCTTGGCTTATCAATTTCTACAGCCTTTGTAAAATTATTAAAAGGTAAAATTTGGTTGAAAAGCCAAGAAGGCAAAGGAAGCACCTTCTTTTTTACCTTACCTTACTAA
- a CDS encoding winged helix-turn-helix domain-containing protein, with protein MAKITESLSIQQARKLVLLSQKIPPAKASGTALSASLSAIEHLGYIQIDTISAIERAHHHTLWNRNPLYQNTHLDQLVADKKVFEYWSHAAAYLPMRDYRFSLPRKRAIANGDAKHWFKRDAKLMNSVLKRIADEGPLMAKDFDQTGKKKGEWTTKPAKQALENLFMQGDVMIGSRLNFHKVYELTERVLPDDINTNIPNEEEHLRFLINRYLEANGLGQASEIAYLLKNTKIPVQGMLQEMHLSGELMQIIVGENKYYTLANSLELLNKPLARNKLNILSPFDNLVIQRKRLKTLFNFDYQIECYVPEAKRQYGYFSLPILWNGKFVARMDCKAERKNNILHINHIALEDKLTKTEDFAYSLVKELQSFMKFNNCNKVQLYKTTPSNFTPILNDLINNMAT; from the coding sequence ATGGCAAAAATAACAGAATCACTCTCCATTCAACAAGCTCGCAAATTAGTCCTGCTATCGCAAAAAATACCTCCAGCAAAAGCATCAGGTACTGCTCTATCAGCAAGCCTATCGGCAATTGAGCATCTTGGTTACATACAAATTGATACCATTTCTGCTATTGAGCGAGCTCATCATCATACCCTTTGGAATCGTAACCCTCTATATCAAAACACTCATCTGGATCAATTGGTTGCCGATAAAAAGGTATTTGAATATTGGTCGCATGCTGCAGCTTACTTACCTATGCGCGATTATCGTTTTAGCTTGCCACGCAAACGAGCCATTGCAAATGGTGACGCAAAACACTGGTTTAAGCGTGATGCAAAACTAATGAATTCAGTTTTGAAACGAATTGCCGACGAAGGTCCGCTAATGGCCAAAGACTTTGACCAAACCGGCAAGAAAAAAGGAGAATGGACAACAAAACCAGCTAAGCAGGCCTTGGAAAACTTATTTATGCAAGGCGATGTAATGATTGGTTCCCGATTAAATTTCCACAAGGTTTATGAACTTACAGAACGTGTATTGCCTGATGATATTAATACCAATATCCCAAATGAAGAAGAACACCTACGTTTTTTAATTAACAGATATCTGGAAGCAAACGGACTAGGACAAGCAAGCGAAATTGCCTATTTATTAAAAAACACGAAAATACCGGTTCAAGGCATGCTTCAAGAAATGCATTTATCTGGAGAATTAATGCAAATAATTGTCGGTGAAAATAAATATTACACCTTAGCCAATTCCTTAGAGTTGCTAAACAAACCACTGGCTCGCAACAAACTTAATATACTTTCCCCATTCGATAATTTGGTCATTCAACGAAAGCGATTAAAAACTCTTTTTAATTTTGATTATCAGATTGAGTGTTATGTTCCTGAAGCGAAACGTCAATACGGATATTTCTCTTTACCTATATTGTGGAATGGCAAATTTGTTGCCCGTATGGATTGTAAAGCAGAAAGAAAAAATAACATCTTACATATAAATCATATTGCCCTAGAAGACAAACTGACTAAAACTGAAGATTTTGCTTATTCATTAGTCAAAGAGTTACAATCTTTTATGAAGTTCAACAATTGCAACAAAGTACAATTATACAAGACTACTCCTTCGAATTTCACACCAATTTTAAACGATCTAATCAATAATATGGCCACTTAA